ATATTCAAAATCTCTTGTTCTATTCAAAGAAGCTGCGAGATGATAAATAATTGAAGGTTGAATATCATTAATTGCTTTATTAAGAAGTTCTTTGTCATTTATATCAACTTGAAAATATTCGGAATTTTCAGATAAACAATTATCTTGAATATCAAGGGAAAAAACAAGTGTTTTTTTTGATATTAGTTTTTTAATCAAATTACGTCCAAGATAGCCATTGCCGCCTGTAACAAGAATTCTTTTATTACAAAGATTTATTTTGTCCATATTAATTCTTTGTTTTTTGCATGTTTGATAAAATTATTCAAGTCAGATTCTGTATTAATTATTCCCTTTACATAAAAAGATTTATACCAGGAAATTGTATTTCTGAATGTTTCCTGTAAATCCAATACAGGATTCCATTTCAATAATTTATTTGCCTTTGAGCAATCCAACATTAACAGATTGGCTTCATGCAAGTTTACCGGATCAGCATTAATAGTAAAATCAATTTTATTCCAATATTTTTTAGATTCAGTAACAACTTCTTTCACAGAGATATTATTTTCTATGTTTGGGCCAAAGTTCCATGCTTCTGCATATTCTTTTTTCCCCTCAAGTAATCGCCAACCTAAAGTTAAGTATCCGCTTAATGGTTCCAAAACATGTTGCCAGGGACGAGTAGCATACGGATTACGAATAAAAACATTTTCGTTTTTACTTGCAGCTTTAATAATATCAGGAATTAATCTATCATCAGCCCAATCTCCGCCACCTATTACATTACCTGCTCTTGCGCTTGCAAGTAAAGTTTTATCACTATCAAAATATGATTTTTGATAAGAAGCTGTTAATATTTCAGAACAGCCTTTTGATGAACTATACGGATCATGCCCGCCCATTGGGTCACTTTCACGATAGCCCCAAATCCATTCCTTATTATCGTAGCATTTATCGCTAGTAACATTAATAATCGCTTTGACAGAACTGCATTTTCGTGCAGCTTCAAAAACATACATTGTTCCTAACACATTTGTCTGATATGTTTCGATGGGATTATCATAAGAATATCGTACGAGTGCCTGAGCTGCCAGATGAAAAACTATTTCAGGATTAAAACGAATAAATAATTTTTCCAAATCTTCAATATCCCGGATGTCGCCAATAATAGACGTACAGATATTATTCAGAAGCTCAAAATGATTGGGACTAGTATTGGGTTTTAAAGAATAACCAATTACGTTAGCCCCCATTTTTGTTAACCAATACGATAACCATGAACCCTTAAATCCTGTATGACCTGTTACCAGGCAAACTTTGTTTTTATATATACCTCCAAATAAATTTTCTATTTCCATAATTTCCAAGTAGCTTCGTTTTTTTCCCACAAATCATTTAATATTTTGTTGTCCCTTAGGGTATCCATCGGGCGCCAGAAACCATAATGCTTGTATGAATAAAGTTCTCCATCTTTTGCAAGGTTTTCAAGAGGAGTTCTTTCAAAAATGGTTTTATCACCCTCATTAAGATAATCGAAAACTTTTGGCTCACAAACGAAAAAGCCACCATTGATCCATGTTCCATCCCCTTTGGGTTTTTCCTGGAATGATGACACTTGTTTATCACCTGTGAACCTCAGGGAGCCAAAGCGCCCTTCTGGCTGAACAGCAGTCATGGTAATAGCTTTACCATGTTCCTTATGTGTTTTTAATAGAGCTGGAATGTCAATATCAGCAACCCCATCACCATAAGTCAGCATAAACCTTTCCCTGTTCACGAATTCTTCAACTCTTTTCACCCTACCACCGGTCATGGTATTCAAACCGGTATCAATAAGTGATACTTTCCATGGTTCCGAAGAAGTGTTTAAGACCTCTATTTTATTTTTCTTTACATCTATTGTTATATCGCTTTGATGTAAAAAATAATTAGCGAAATATTCTTTAATAACGTAGCCTTTATATCCCAATAATATCACAAAATCATTAAACCCATAATGGGAGAATATTTTCATAATGTGCCATAATATTGGTTTGCTGCCAATTGGTATCATTGGTTTGGGTTGGTTTTGGGTTTCTTCGCTAAGGCGTGTGCCGAAACCTCCAGCAAGGATTAGTACTTTCATAAATATAAATTCAGATAGTTTAGACTTTTTATTAATTTGTTTTCTTAATCCAAAATGAACCGGGTTCTCTATCCTTTGTTAACATTGGGCATTTTTCGGCTAATTCATTATAATAGTTGTGTTTTATATAATTTAATGCTCCAATTATTTTGTAACTGTTATTTAGACTTAAAAATGATTCTAAAAGATATTGTTCATTCCAAAAAAGGTTGCCATTAATTATCCATTCATTTGGATAATCCTTCGGTGTAAATATATCATGAATATGAACGATAACTCCATTATTCAAGCTAGGCAAAATTTGTAAATATTCGAATAAGACATCACCTTGTGGTCTTATTATATGTGATGAATCAATAAATAGGATATCATTTTCATTTAATTGTTTGAAAAAATTAATATCAACATCTTCTACTAGTTTTCTAATCACTCTAATAGGAAGTTTTTCGAGCCACAAATTTTCATAAGGTTCAATGCAAATATGTTCATAATGATAAATCTTATTTTCTATTGAATTTTTTGTTAAAGCGTGTTGTGTTATTAAAGTTGAATGTCCACTACCAATCTCAATTATTTTTTTGGGTTTTAATAAACGAATAATATTATATAAATATTCAGTATCACCAGGACCAAATGGACCTTTTGAAAATGAAAAAGTTAATTTGTTTTCTGGAAGATTGCCAATTTCTTTTAATTCATCATTGTAGTTAAATTTTTTTAAAAGCGATAATTGCTCCGATATATTAAAGTCAATACCATTTAATTGTCTATCTAGTCTTAAAGAATATTTTAATCTTTTATGATTGAAAAGAGGTTCGTAATAGTGGTCTATAATTGGGAATACTCCAATTTTAGTAAATATTATTTTACTTATTATAGAATCGTTGCCCCAAAATTTTACAAGTCTTCTTCTGATGAATCTCAACCAAATTGATGATATTAATGTTAATGGACTAAATACTAAATCTAAA
The Bacteroidales bacterium DNA segment above includes these coding regions:
- a CDS encoding NAD-dependent epimerase/dehydratase family protein, producing MDKINLCNKRILVTGGNGYLGRNLIKKLISKKTLVFSLDIQDNCLSENSEYFQVDINDKELLNKAINDIQPSIIYHLAASLNRTRDFEY
- the rfbG gene encoding CDP-glucose 4,6-dehydratase translates to MEIENLFGGIYKNKVCLVTGHTGFKGSWLSYWLTKMGANVIGYSLKPNTSPNHFELLNNICTSIIGDIRDIEDLEKLFIRFNPEIVFHLAAQALVRYSYDNPIETYQTNVLGTMYVFEAARKCSSVKAIINVTSDKCYDNKEWIWGYRESDPMGGHDPYSSSKGCSEILTASYQKSYFDSDKTLLASARAGNVIGGGDWADDRLIPDIIKAASKNENVFIRNPYATRPWQHVLEPLSGYLTLGWRLLEGKKEYAEAWNFGPNIENNISVKEVVTESKKYWNKIDFTINADPVNLHEANLLMLDCSKANKLLKWNPVLDLQETFRNTISWYKSFYVKGIINTESDLNNFIKHAKNKELIWTK
- the rfbF gene encoding glucose-1-phosphate cytidylyltransferase, with product MKVLILAGGFGTRLSEETQNQPKPMIPIGSKPILWHIMKIFSHYGFNDFVILLGYKGYVIKEYFANYFLHQSDITIDVKKNKIEVLNTSSEPWKVSLIDTGLNTMTGGRVKRVEEFVNRERFMLTYGDGVADIDIPALLKTHKEHGKAITMTAVQPEGRFGSLRFTGDKQVSSFQEKPKGDGTWINGGFFVCEPKVFDYLNEGDKTIFERTPLENLAKDGELYSYKHYGFWRPMDTLRDNKILNDLWEKNEATWKLWK
- a CDS encoding class I SAM-dependent methyltransferase, whose protein sequence is MKHLKIILLKFLDLVFSPLTLISSIWLRFIRRRLVKFWGNDSIISKIIFTKIGVFPIIDHYYEPLFNHKRLKYSLRLDRQLNGIDFNISEQLSLLKKFNYNDELKEIGNLPENKLTFSFSKGPFGPGDTEYLYNIIRLLKPKKIIEIGSGHSTLITQHALTKNSIENKIYHYEHICIEPYENLWLEKLPIRVIRKLVEDVDINFFKQLNENDILFIDSSHIIRPQGDVLFEYLQILPSLNNGVIVHIHDIFTPKDYPNEWIINGNLFWNEQYLLESFLSLNNSYKIIGALNYIKHNYYNELAEKCPMLTKDREPGSFWIKKTN